Part of the Arthrobacter sp. MMS18-M83 genome is shown below.
CCACACTGGAACTATGTTGAAAACGGTGGCAATCATTGTGGTTCCCAACTTCTCGATCTTCGAGTTCGGGACCGCCTACGAGGTCTTTGGCATTGATCGCAAGGACCGGGGGAGCGGCGTTCCCAGCTTTGATTTCAGGGTCTGCACCCCTGTCCCGGGCGATGTCAGGATGAAGTCCGGCCTGTCGATGCACGTCGGCCTGGGGCTGGAGGCCGCGGACGATGCCGACCTCGTCATCATGGCCCCCTACGGCAGGGACGAGGACGTTCCGGAATCCGTGCTGGATGCCCTAAGGGCAGCCCACGCGCGCGGGGCATGGGTCATGTCGATTTGTTCCGGAGCATACGCACTGGCGCGCGCCGGGCTCTTGGACGGGCGCCGCTGCACCACCCACTGGCACTACTCGCAGGACCTGGCCAGCAGGTATCCGATGATCCATGTGGACGAGAACGTGCTCTACGTCCAGGACGGAACACTCATTACGAGCGCGGGTACGGCAGCAGGGATTGACGCTTGCCTGCATCTGGTCCGTGTGGAGTTGGGTGCCAATGTCGCAACAGCCATTGCGCGCGACATGGTGGTTCCGCCGCACCGGGACGGCGGCCAGGCCCAGTTCATCGATCGGCCCATGCCCACGTGCGGCTCGGCGCCCATGGAGGCCTTGCTGCGCTGGATGGTGGAGAACCTGGAGCGGGACCACAGCGTCAACGAACTGGCGTCCCGGCTTCACATGTCCGCCCGGACCTTCGCCCGCCGTTTCCGGGCCGAGACAGGCGCCACACCTGCAGCCTGGCTCAACTCGCAGCGAGTGCTCCGAGCCCAGGAACTCCTGGAAACCACCGAACTGAACATTGACGAAGTTGCGCGCGAAGCCGGGTTCGGGCATTCCGTGCTGCTAAGGCACCACTTTGCCAAGGTCCTGGACACGAGCCCGCAGTCCTACCGGAGGGCTTTCCGCGGCCAGTTGGCCGAAGTCGGCTAGCGGAGGGTTTCCCGGCCTTCCACCTTGGCGTGCTCCACGAGGGTGTGCCATGGTCCGGTGACAGCGGTTTCCGGGAGCGTTGCCCGGTGTTGTCCCGCGCGGATCGAATACATGAACCGGTCGGCTTGCCCGGCTACTTGCCCAGCCGATTGCCCGCGCGACGGCACCTGATCCCAAGGGCAGGCCTCCACGATCGGCATCCAGCGTTGCTTATCTTCGGAGCTGGCGGCATCCACGGTCCAGACGCGCGTGATCGCGGCGACGCCGCCGCTGCGCTGGACGGTGATTTTCATGTTCGACGGCTTCCACTGCTCTGGTAAGTGTTGCTAGAGCTTTACCTTCACAGTTTCCCACGCCTTCAGGACGGCGTCATGCTCGGAAGAACCAGCCCCAAACAGCTCCTCCGCAGACGTCGCGGTTGCCTTGGCGAACCGCCGGAAGGTGCACGTGGCGGGTAGGGAGCCGCCTGTCAGGGTGTTGTACCAGATCTGGCCGGGCGCCTCCCACGCATTGCCTCCCAACTCCAGCGCAACGATGGAGAAAGCTCTGTTGGGAATGCCGGAGTTGATGTGGACACCGCCGTTGTCTGCGGTGGTGCGGACATACGTATCCATGGAGTCCGGCTGCGGATCCTTCCCGAGCACGTCGTCGTCGTAGGCGGTACCCGGTGCCTTCATCGAGCGGAGTGCGGCGCCTTGAACGGCATCTGTGAACAAGCCCTCGCCGATCAGCCAGCTGGCCTCGGCCGCGGATTGCTTTTTGGCATGTTGCTCCACCAGCACCCCGAAAACGTCGGACATGGACTCGTTGAGGGCTCCCGCCTGGTTCCGATAGGCGAGGGCTGCAGTGTACTGGGTGACGCCGTGCGCAAGTTCGTGCCCGATCACACTGAGCGACTTGGTGAACCTTTGGAAGATCTCGCCGTCGCCGTCACCGAAGACCATCTGGCTGCCATTCCAGAACGCATTGTCGTATAGCTGGCCGTAGTGGACGGTGGCATCGAGTTTCAGCCCGGCGCCGTCGATCGAATTCCTGCCGAACACTTCTGCGTAGAGCCTGTGGGTTTCGCCCAGTCCGTCGAAGGCTTCATCGGCGGCTGCGTCGCCTGTGGCCGCACCGCCCTCCTTGCGGACGAGCTTTCCCGGCAGGACCTCGGTGGACCCGGTGTCGTAGATGGTCCGTTTCGGCGGACCGGGCTTGGCCTGGCGGGCTGTGGGTACCGGGGCCGGCACCGGAAGCGAGCGGACCGCCTGAAGGGACTTGATGTGGAGCAGGGATTCCTTGGCCGCCCGTGCAATGATCCGCAGGCGGGGCTCATTCTGGGTTGCCAGCCTGCGCAGCATATAGGGCGGAATGATGGAACAGATCACAGCGAACCCTTTCGTACCTGGTGGACTTGACCGGGTACGAACAGCTTAGAAGCGGCCACCGACATTTTGGCCGGCTCGGTGCGGCATGTTCGCTATCACGTCAAGTGAGAGGCCTCCGTCGGGCAGGGAGGCACGGGGTCCGCATCGTTTCCGGAACCCCTGAGGATCCGTTGCAGCTTGCCGAGGTCCACGATGCCGTTGCCCCACGCCAACTCGATTTCGTAGAGGGCTTGTTTGTTGCGGCGGGCGGCTTCACAGTCCGGCATCGGTGTCCTCGGGTTCCGGGCGAAGGACGGTTGCGAGTTGTGCCGCTGGCAGCCGCGAGAGTTTCCCGGCAAGGACCGGCGCTTTGGCTTCGAGCTCCGGGAACGCAGTTGCGGGCTCCATTTTTGGTATCTGCACAAGAACCATGTGTAGGGAGGGGGCAAAACGTGACGCGATTTTTCCACTTATTTTTTGAATTGCAATCCCCGCATCCCGCCGGGGCATAGAAAAACCCCGCCAGTCCTTGGACTGGCGGGGTTTTTCGGTTGTGCCCTCGATAGGATTCGAACCTACGGCCTTCTGCTCCGGAGGCAGACGCTCTATCCCCTGAGCTACGAGGGCATCCAGGGCTCCCGTCCGTTGCCGGAGGGACGTCCACGAGCTTAGCAGGTCACCGCGCCGCAATGGAAAACGGTGAGGCTGTGCGCCGCGTCAGTAGCCCGAGAACGAGTCGGTATGGATTCTTCGGGCTCCCGCCCGGCGTGCGGCAGCGCGGAGGGAGTCTACGTTTGCCGGGGACCCGGACACGTACACGTCCCGTTCGGCAACGTCGGGAACGAGTTCCCGCAGCGAGTTGCCATCGATCCGGAACTGTCCGGCGTCGTGCATGAACGACGGCGGTGGGGAACCGTCTGCCACGCGCGCAATGACGCGCGCACCGGAGGCCTCCAGGACATCTCGCCCGGCAAGTTCGGCTGCGCTGGGGGCGAGATACAACACCACCATGTCCCTTCGCGCGGAGTCGAGCGACGCCAGTTGGGACAAGAAAGGCGTGATCCCGATCCCCGCAGCGATGAGCAGCACGGGCCTGCCGACGTCGGACGGTAGGACAAAGTCACCGCCTACAGCGGTTCCGCGAACGCATTCTCCATCCTCAAGGGCGAGCAGCGCGCGCTTGGCGGCCGAGATCGGCTCCGCTGTGCCAACGCCGAAGGTCACCTCCGGTGAGCCTGGCGAGCTGGTGATGCTGAAGACCCGTCTCCGTCCCTTCCCGTCGGAGCGCGAGTGCGGAAGGTTGAGCTCCATGAACTGCCCGGGAAGGAAACGAACGGGACGGCGCGGCTCAAAACGGAATTCGGTGGTGAACGGAGTCAGGGGACGCGACCCCTTGAAGGTCAGCATGACCCCGCCGCGTTGTCCCGCGAGGAATGCGAGGAAGTTGCCCACGAGCAGCGCAATTTCCGGCGAATTGGCCACGATACCCAGGTTGTACGGCACTGCGAACAACACGCCGACGACCACCGCCAGCGCCAATTGCTGCAAGCGCCGCGGCGGCAAGGTGAGCGGCTCCGTGAGCATGAAGCCCACGAAAAAAAGGAGCGGCCGTTGCGCAAGTGGCTGCCAGAGGGCGGATCCCCATGTCATCCCTGCCTGCAGGAGTTCGGCGGACACGATGGATACCGTGACCACGAGGAACGTGCAGGCCATCAGCATCTTCCGCGTCCTGTACAGCACCAGCAGGACCCCGGGCACCAGGAGCCACAACATGGCCGGTGTCGCCGCCCACCATGTCGCGATGTTCAAACCCGTGAGGCTGGCGATGAAGGCGCCAGCGGCAGCAGGGTTGAAAATGTGCCGGCCACGGAAAGCCAGCACATACTTGGACGCCGACGCCAGGACGCATGCCACAACCACCCCGGCAAGGTCGGGAACCTGAACTGTGGGCACGAGTTCGGTGGGCCAGAACAGGAAGTACAGGAGAAGGCCCGTGATGAGCGAAGACTCCGAATGGGGCCGGACCTTGAACAGCATCGCCACGAGCCGGTTGGACGCATACGTCAGTCCCACGCACAGCACCAGGTGGACGAGCATTTCCGGCAGGCCGAACGTCAGCCAGCCGAGGACGTTCAACACCATGCTGTACACCGCAAGGATGGCGAGGATCCACAGAATCAGCCGGTACATGGTGAAGCGGCCAAGCCAGGCGTCCGCACGCGCTTTGATGGCAATCATGTGAACAGTGTCCCTTCAAAACCTGCCGAATAGGCCGCGTGTCCGTCCGAATAGACCTTGAGCCAGGAGAAATCGAACTCTTCGTCGAGCACCTTCGGATCCACCAGGAAGAGCGCGGTGGCCAGCGCATCGGCTTCCAGTGCCGAGGCGGCCAGGGTCCAGGTGGCCACCACCGTTTCCACCGGGCGCCCGGTGGCGCCGTCCAGGACATGGTGAAGGCCGTCGCCCCACGCGCGCCTGTTGGCCGCAGAAGCGCACAGGGCGCCGTCGTGGAGTTCGACGACGCCGATCGCCTGGGTGGGGTCGTAAGGGTGTTCGAGGGCCACGCCCAAGGGTTCCGCGCCGGAGTGGAGCATGTCGCCGCTCGCGTCCACAAGGAACTCTGTGATCCCCGCTGAGCGCAGCACCGTTGCTACCAGGTCCACCAGCTGGCCCTTTCCCGCAGCGCCAATGTCCAGTACCAAGGGAGCGGAAGTGGAGATCTTTGAGCCGTTCCATTCCAGGACATCTTCCCAGCGCGGCGCCGGCACCGGGTGGCCGAGGGGCCTTAGGGCATAGTCCACCCCGTAGCCCAGCTGCTCAAGGCTGCTGCCGATAAGTGGCGTCATGGCACCCCTGCTGAGGTGGTACAACTTCCTGAACAGCACTTCCAGCTCGGACGCCCCTGCCGGGAGAACCACAGTTCCGGGTTCCCGCGCGAGCCGCGCAATGAGGGAGTCGGTGCGGAACCGTGAATAGCTTCGGTCGTAATCCTCCACAACGCCCAAAAAGCTGCGGCGGACCGCGCTGGGAAGGGGCTCCGGCGTCGAAATCTCCCACTTGGTTCCGATTCCGTCGAAGGCGAAGTCGCTCCAGCCCGCGTGCGGCATGGCGGCTATTTGGCCTCGGACTTGATGGTTTCCACGGCTTGGTTGAACCCGCCGCTGGTCAGGGAAGAGCCTGCGACCTTGGACACGTTGATGTCGTCCAGTTTCTTGCCGACGATCTGCGCTGCGATTCCGTCCTTGAACTCGCCTTGGAACTTCTTGGTGTTCGGGTTCGAGGGGTGGACGGTGATGTCGACGCCGGAAATGGTGCCACCGGACAATGTCAACTGGACGCCTACGGTTTCCTGGCCGTTAGGGGATGTGTAGGAGCCGTCGGCACTGTAGGTACCGTCCTTGTACGAGCCCGATGATGAGGAGCCTGTCGTGGCCAGCTTGCTGGCGCCCGCCTGCGTGCTCGTATTCTGCGGTGTGCTGCTTTGGGCTGCGCCGGCTTGGGTGGAGGGCGCGCAAGCTGCCACCGAGCTGGCGAGGGTGAGGCCGGCGGCGCCGACGAGAATGCTCTTGTGGAGTGGCGTAGTCATGTTCTGCTCGTTTCAACTGGACAAGAAAGGGTCTTGGCACATGGACCGGACGCACGGTTCGGGCACGAGGCCGTTCCGATGTTCAACTTGGAAATCAGCCTAGCGGCTCAGTCTGGGAGCTGTAGGTGGTGAAACTGTGCGTAACCTGTGCGCCAAATGGTCCCCACGTGCACGTGATCACTAAGCAAAGAATTCCACCACTTGCAAGCCCCACCGGTAGGCTAGACGGGTGACTCCCGAAGAACTCTCCGCCGCCATATCCGCCTGCCTGAAAGACGCTGTCGCCGCTGGCGAGCTTGCGCTTTCCGAATCTGCCCTCCCCGAGGACGTACGCGTGGAGCGACCCAAGAACCGGGAGCACGGCGACTGGGCTACCAACATTGCTTTGCAGCTGGCCAAACAGGCAGGGACCAACCCGCGCGAATTCGCCACGGTTCTCAGCAAGCGACTGGAAGCGATCGACGGCGTCACAGCCGTGGACATCGCCGGCCCGGGCTTCCTCAACATCACCGTGGACGCGGCCGCCGCTGGCGCACTGGCCAAGGCGATCGTCGAGGCGGGAAGCTCCTACGGAACCAACCAGGCGCTCGCAGGCCATGTGGTCAACATGGAGTTCGTCTCCGCCAACCCCACGGGACCGCTGCACATTGGACACACGCGCTGGGCCGCCCTGGGCGATTCCATTGCCCGCGTCCTCCGCGCCTCAGGCGCGGAGGTCACCGCCGAGTACTACATCAACGACGCCGGCACGCAGATGAACGTATTTGCGAACTCGGTGCTGTCTCGCCTGCACGGGCGCGGCGTTCCGGAAGGCGGCTACCCCGGAGAGTACATCCGGGAACTCGGCGACGAGGTCCTCAAGGCCCATCCGGCAATCCGTGAACTCACCGATGTGGCAGCGCTGCCGGTGATCCGCGCCGCCGCCTACCAAGCCCAGATGAAAGACATCAAGGACACCCTTGCCGAATTCGGCGTGGCTTTCGATGTCTTCTTCTCCGAACAGGAACTGCACGACGCCGGTGCGATCGAATCCGCCGTTGCGCGCCTCCGGGAGCAGGGCCATGTGTTCGACGACGGCGGGGCCGTCTGGCTGCGCACCACGGACTTTGGGGATGACAAGGACCGGGTGATGATCCGCGCCAACGGCGAACCGACGTATTTCGCCGCCGACGCAGCCTATTACCTGTCGAAGAAGGACCGCGGCTTCACGGAGAAGATCTACCTGCTCGGCGCGGACCACCATGGCTACATCAACCGGCTCAAGGCCATTGCTGCCTGCGCCGGCGATGACCCTGAGGTCAACATTGAGGTTCTGATCGGACAACTGGTCTCCGTCAACGGCGCCAAGCTGTCAAAGCGTGCCGGCAACATCATCGAGCTCAAGGACCTTATCGAGTGGCTCGGGAAGGACGCGGTGCGTTACTCGTTGGCGCGCTTCCCCGCAGACTCGCCGCTCACACTGGATCCGGAACTGCTGAAGAAGAACAGCAACGAAAACCCGGTGTTCTATGTGCAGTACGCGCATGCCCGTTCCCGTGGAACCGCCCGCAACGCGATCGAGGCCGGCGTGGACCACAGCGCTTTCGACGCCTCCCTCCTGGACCACGCCACCGAGAACGAGCTGTTGTCCTACCTCGGCAGCTACCCGTCCATCGTGGCCAAGGCCGCGGAGCTCCGCGAACCGCACCGCGTGGCCCGCCACCTCGAGGTCATCGCCGGGGCATACCACCGTTGGTACGACGCCTGCCGCGTTTCGCCGCTAGGGGACGAGCCGGTGCAGGACGTCAACCGCACCCGGCTGTGGCTCAACGACGCCACGAGCCAAGTGCTGGCCAACGGACTTGGGCTCCTCGGCGTTTCAGCTCCGGAACGGATGTGATCTGGCGTGCAGAATAGCGACGCAGCCTCACCCCTTGCTCCCGAGTGGCTCGCAGTACCGGAGGACATGAACGCGCTTCACGCGCCGATGTGGGCGGAAGACGTCCAGAGGAACGACGACGGCGAACTCGCCATCGATGGCGTTCCCGTCAGCGAGCTCAAGGCGCAGTTCGGCACCCCGCTGTTCGTGATGAGCGAAGGCGATTTCCGTGCCCGTGCCCGCTCCTTCAAGGATGCCTTCGACGCAGCATTCGACGACATCTGCGGGGGAGTGGACGTTTACTACGCCGGAAAGTCCTTCCTCTGCACTGCCGTGGCTAACTGGGTGGCCGAGGAAGGCCTGCGCCTGGACACCTGCTCCGGCGGAGAACTCGCCGTCGCCGCGCGCGCCGGCATCAGCGGCGCCAATTTGGGCCTGCACGGCAACAACAAGTCCGACGCCGAGATCAACCGGGCACTGGACATGAAGCTCGGACGCATTGTGGTGGACAGCCTGGACGAGCTCGAACGGGTGGCCAAGATATCCTCCGGCCGCGGCGAAACGGCGAAGGTGATGCTGCGGCTGACTCCGGGTGTCCACGCCCACACCCATGAATTCATTGCCACGGCCCACGAGGACCAAAAATTCGGGCTCTCCATGGCCGAAGACTCCACTGAGGCAGTGGGCCTCTCGGCAGCGGAGGAAGCCGTGGCGGCGGCTACGTCCTACCCCAACGTGGAACTCCTGGGCCTGCATTGCCATATCGGTTCGCAGATCTTCGAGCCGGACGGGTTCGCCGTTGCGGCCGAAAAGCTCCTGGGATTCCTTGCCGCAATGCAGGAGAAGTACTCCATCGTCTTGCCGGAACTCGACTTGGGCGGTGGCTACGGGATCGCCTATACGCCGGTGGACACCCCGCGCCCGCCAGCCGAAATCGCGCAGGCGATGGCCGCCGTCGTACGCTCAAAGTGCGCTGAGCTGGGGATTACCTCGCCGCGTATTTCGATTGAGCCCGGCCGCGCGATCGTGGGCACCAGCACCTTCACCTTGTACGAGGTCGGGACGCTTAAGACCGTGCGCGTGGATGCACCGGCAGACGCGCCTGTAGATGCCGAGGGCAAAGAAAACGTTACGTTCCCGCGTCGCTATGTGTCGGTGGACGGTGGCATGAGCGACAACGCCCGTCCGGTGCTGTACGACGCGGATTATTCGGCCATTATCGCCTCGCGCGCCTCGGGTGCCGTCCCGCAACTGTCCCGAGTAGTGGGCAAACATTGCGAGAGCGGCGACATAGTTGTTAGAGATGTATATCTGCCCGAAGACGTGGCAGCCGGTGATCTGCTCGCTGTACCGGGAACCGGCGCTTACTGCTGGGCCCTCTCAAGCAACTACAACTATCTGGCCAGGCCTGGCGTTGTCGCTGTGCGCAATGGATCCGCCCGGCTGATCGTCCGCGGGGAAACCGAAGAAGATCTCTTGAACCGCGACATGGGAGTGGCGAATGTCTGAAGTGCGAACCCTGAAGGTGGCCCTGCTGGGCTGTGGCAACGTGGGAGCCCAGGTAGCGCGGATTCTCCTTGACGACGCCGACGCCCTTGCGGCCCGCACCGGCGCACGCTTGGAGCTGTCCGGCATCGCCGTGCGCAACATCGATTCAAAGCGCGACGTCGAACTGCCGCGCGAGCTGTTCACCACCGATGCCGACACCCTGGTCAAGGACGCGGATCTGGTGATCGAGCTCATGGGCGGCATTGAGCCGGCCCGGTCGCTCATCCTGGCTGCCATGCAAAACGGCGCCTGCGTGGTCACCGGCAACAAGGCCCTGCTGGCGCAGGACGGTCCCACACTTTACGAAGAGGCTGACAAGGCCGGCGTCCAGCTCTCCTACGAAGCGGCCGTCGCCGGAGCCATTCCGATCCTGCGCCCCATCCGCGACAGCCTCTCCGGCGACCGCATCACCCGGGTCCTTGGCATCGTCAACGGCACCACCAACTTCATCCTCGACCAAATGGACAGCACCGGTGCACAGTTCGCCGACGCCTTGGCCGAGGCCCAACGCCTTGGTTACGCGGAAGCCGACCCCACCGCCGACATCGAAGGCCACGACGCCGCAGCCAAGGCTGCCATCCTCGCGTCACTGTCCTTCCACACGCGTTTTGCGCTCGAGGACGTCTACTGCGAAGGCATCACCAAGGTCAGTGCAGCAGACATTGCCGCCGCGAAGGAAGCAGGCTTCGTCATCAAGCTGCTCGCCATCGCCGAGAAGATCGAGAGTTTGGAGCCCGGTAACGGCGGCGGCATCTCGGTCCGTGTGCACCCCACCCTCCTGCCGCGTGAACACCCGCTTGCGGCCGTTCGCGGTGCGTTCAACGCAGTCTTCATCGAAGCCGAAAATGCCGGTGAGTTGATGTTCTACGGCCAGGGCGCCGGCGGAACCCCGACGGCGTCTGCAGTGTTGGGCGACCTCGTGTCGGCTGCCCGCCGCGTGGTGCTGGGAGGTCCGGGTCGAACCGAGACCACCACCGGCCACGTGCCCGCGTTGTCGATTGATGCCTCGACCACCAGCTACTACATAGGCCTCGACGTCGCCGACCAGGCCGGTGTGCTGGCCCGGATCACCCATATCTTTGCGGAGCACGGCGTATCCATCGAAATCATGCGCCAGACGATCCACCGTGATGCCGCCTCGAACGTTGAGTCGGCTGAGCTGAAGATTGTCACTCACCGCGCATCCGAAGCCGCACTCGCGGCAACCGTCGAGGCCATCAAGGGCCTGGACGTCATCAATTCTGTGACATCCGTCCTGCGGGTAGAAGGGGTCTAAGTGGCTCACCAATGGCGCGGAGTAATCCGCGAATACGCTGATCGTTTGCCTGTAACGGAAGCCACGAAGGTCATTACCCTCGGTGAGGGCGGAACACCGCTCGTCCACGCGCAGAAGCTCTCCGAGCTCACCGGATCCACCGTGTACTTGAAGGTGGAGGGCATGAACCCCACCGGGTCCTTCAAGGACCGCGGAATGACCATGGCCATGACGGCAGCTGTCGAAGCAGGCGCAAAGGCCGTTGTCTGTGCCTCTACGGGCAACACCTCGGCTTCGGCCGCCGCGTACGCCACGGCCGCCGGGCTGAAGTGCGCCGTGCTGGTTCCCGAAGGAAAGATCTCCATGGGCAAGCTCAGCCAAGCGATCGCACATGGCGCCACGCTCCTCCAAGTGGATGGTAACTTCGACAACTGCTTGGACATCGCCCGCAAGCTCGGTGAGTCCTATCCGGTGTTCCTCGTCAACTCGGTCAACCCCGCCCGTATCCAGGGCCAAAAGACCGGTGCTTTCGAAATCGTCGACGCCCTCGGCGACGCTCCGGACATCCACGTCCTGCCGGTGGGCAACGCAGGCAACATCAGCGCGTACTGGAAGGGCTACAAGGAGTACTCGGCGCCCTTCGAGTCCGCAACCGCCGGTACGCTTCCCGCCGTCTCCACCAAAACGCCAGCCATGTGGGGCTTCCAAGCCGCAGGTGCGGCACCGTTCGTGGCGGGCCACCCCATCACTGAACCGGATACCATCGCCACGGCCATCCGCATTGGCAACCCGG
Proteins encoded:
- a CDS encoding FAD:protein FMN transferase — protein: MPHAGWSDFAFDGIGTKWEISTPEPLPSAVRRSFLGVVEDYDRSYSRFRTDSLIARLAREPGTVVLPAGASELEVLFRKLYHLSRGAMTPLIGSSLEQLGYGVDYALRPLGHPVPAPRWEDVLEWNGSKISTSAPLVLDIGAAGKGQLVDLVATVLRSAGITEFLVDASGDMLHSGAEPLGVALEHPYDPTQAIGVVELHDGALCASAANRRAWGDGLHHVLDGATGRPVETVVATWTLAASALEADALATALFLVDPKVLDEEFDFSWLKVYSDGHAAYSAGFEGTLFT
- a CDS encoding protealysin inhibitor emfourin, whose amino-acid sequence is MKITVQRSGGVAAITRVWTVDAASSEDKQRWMPIVEACPWDQVPSRGQSAGQVAGQADRFMYSIRAGQHRATLPETAVTGPWHTLVEHAKVEGRETLR
- a CDS encoding GlxA family transcriptional regulator produces the protein MLKTVAIIVVPNFSIFEFGTAYEVFGIDRKDRGSGVPSFDFRVCTPVPGDVRMKSGLSMHVGLGLEAADDADLVIMAPYGRDEDVPESVLDALRAAHARGAWVMSICSGAYALARAGLLDGRRCTTHWHYSQDLASRYPMIHVDENVLYVQDGTLITSAGTAAGIDACLHLVRVELGANVATAIARDMVVPPHRDGGQAQFIDRPMPTCGSAPMEALLRWMVENLERDHSVNELASRLHMSARTFARRFRAETGATPAAWLNSQRVLRAQELLETTELNIDEVAREAGFGHSVLLRHHFAKVLDTSPQSYRRAFRGQLAEVG
- a CDS encoding M4 family metallopeptidase, with product MLRRLATQNEPRLRIIARAAKESLLHIKSLQAVRSLPVPAPVPTARQAKPGPPKRTIYDTGSTEVLPGKLVRKEGGAATGDAAADEAFDGLGETHRLYAEVFGRNSIDGAGLKLDATVHYGQLYDNAFWNGSQMVFGDGDGEIFQRFTKSLSVIGHELAHGVTQYTAALAYRNQAGALNESMSDVFGVLVEQHAKKQSAAEASWLIGEGLFTDAVQGAALRSMKAPGTAYDDDVLGKDPQPDSMDTYVRTTADNGGVHINSGIPNRAFSIVALELGGNAWEAPGQIWYNTLTGGSLPATCTFRRFAKATATSAEELFGAGSSEHDAVLKAWETVKVKL
- the thrC gene encoding threonine synthase gives rise to the protein MAHQWRGVIREYADRLPVTEATKVITLGEGGTPLVHAQKLSELTGSTVYLKVEGMNPTGSFKDRGMTMAMTAAVEAGAKAVVCASTGNTSASAAAYATAAGLKCAVLVPEGKISMGKLSQAIAHGATLLQVDGNFDNCLDIARKLGESYPVFLVNSVNPARIQGQKTGAFEIVDALGDAPDIHVLPVGNAGNISAYWKGYKEYSAPFESATAGTLPAVSTKTPAMWGFQAAGAAPFVAGHPITEPDTIATAIRIGNPASWDTAIAARDESGGFIDAVTDEEILDAHRWLSAKEGVFVEPGSAAGVAGLIKKHAAGEVPTGKTIVITVTGHGLKDPQWALRTEDGNEVQPVKVPNDVVTVAAELGLEEN
- a CDS encoding FAD-dependent oxidoreductase, whose product is MIAIKARADAWLGRFTMYRLILWILAILAVYSMVLNVLGWLTFGLPEMLVHLVLCVGLTYASNRLVAMLFKVRPHSESSLITGLLLYFLFWPTELVPTVQVPDLAGVVVACVLASASKYVLAFRGRHIFNPAAAGAFIASLTGLNIATWWAATPAMLWLLVPGVLLVLYRTRKMLMACTFLVVTVSIVSAELLQAGMTWGSALWQPLAQRPLLFFVGFMLTEPLTLPPRRLQQLALAVVVGVLFAVPYNLGIVANSPEIALLVGNFLAFLAGQRGGVMLTFKGSRPLTPFTTEFRFEPRRPVRFLPGQFMELNLPHSRSDGKGRRRVFSITSSPGSPEVTFGVGTAEPISAAKRALLALEDGECVRGTAVGGDFVLPSDVGRPVLLIAAGIGITPFLSQLASLDSARRDMVVLYLAPSAAELAGRDVLEASGARVIARVADGSPPPSFMHDAGQFRIDGNSLRELVPDVAERDVYVSGSPANVDSLRAAARRAGARRIHTDSFSGY
- the lysA gene encoding diaminopimelate decarboxylase, with amino-acid sequence MNALHAPMWAEDVQRNDDGELAIDGVPVSELKAQFGTPLFVMSEGDFRARARSFKDAFDAAFDDICGGVDVYYAGKSFLCTAVANWVAEEGLRLDTCSGGELAVAARAGISGANLGLHGNNKSDAEINRALDMKLGRIVVDSLDELERVAKISSGRGETAKVMLRLTPGVHAHTHEFIATAHEDQKFGLSMAEDSTEAVGLSAAEEAVAAATSYPNVELLGLHCHIGSQIFEPDGFAVAAEKLLGFLAAMQEKYSIVLPELDLGGGYGIAYTPVDTPRPPAEIAQAMAAVVRSKCAELGITSPRISIEPGRAIVGTSTFTLYEVGTLKTVRVDAPADAPVDAEGKENVTFPRRYVSVDGGMSDNARPVLYDADYSAIIASRASGAVPQLSRVVGKHCESGDIVVRDVYLPEDVAAGDLLAVPGTGAYCWALSSNYNYLARPGVVAVRNGSARLIVRGETEEDLLNRDMGVANV
- a CDS encoding homoserine dehydrogenase, giving the protein MSEVRTLKVALLGCGNVGAQVARILLDDADALAARTGARLELSGIAVRNIDSKRDVELPRELFTTDADTLVKDADLVIELMGGIEPARSLILAAMQNGACVVTGNKALLAQDGPTLYEEADKAGVQLSYEAAVAGAIPILRPIRDSLSGDRITRVLGIVNGTTNFILDQMDSTGAQFADALAEAQRLGYAEADPTADIEGHDAAAKAAILASLSFHTRFALEDVYCEGITKVSAADIAAAKEAGFVIKLLAIAEKIESLEPGNGGGISVRVHPTLLPREHPLAAVRGAFNAVFIEAENAGELMFYGQGAGGTPTASAVLGDLVSAARRVVLGGPGRTETTTGHVPALSIDASTTSYYIGLDVADQAGVLARITHIFAEHGVSIEIMRQTIHRDAASNVESAELKIVTHRASEAALAATVEAIKGLDVINSVTSVLRVEGV
- a CDS encoding FMN-binding protein produces the protein MTTPLHKSILVGAAGLTLASSVAACAPSTQAGAAQSSTPQNTSTQAGASKLATTGSSSSGSYKDGTYSADGSYTSPNGQETVGVQLTLSGGTISGVDITVHPSNPNTKKFQGEFKDGIAAQIVGKKLDDINVSKVAGSSLTSGGFNQAVETIKSEAK
- the argS gene encoding arginine--tRNA ligase, whose product is MTPEELSAAISACLKDAVAAGELALSESALPEDVRVERPKNREHGDWATNIALQLAKQAGTNPREFATVLSKRLEAIDGVTAVDIAGPGFLNITVDAAAAGALAKAIVEAGSSYGTNQALAGHVVNMEFVSANPTGPLHIGHTRWAALGDSIARVLRASGAEVTAEYYINDAGTQMNVFANSVLSRLHGRGVPEGGYPGEYIRELGDEVLKAHPAIRELTDVAALPVIRAAAYQAQMKDIKDTLAEFGVAFDVFFSEQELHDAGAIESAVARLREQGHVFDDGGAVWLRTTDFGDDKDRVMIRANGEPTYFAADAAYYLSKKDRGFTEKIYLLGADHHGYINRLKAIAACAGDDPEVNIEVLIGQLVSVNGAKLSKRAGNIIELKDLIEWLGKDAVRYSLARFPADSPLTLDPELLKKNSNENPVFYVQYAHARSRGTARNAIEAGVDHSAFDASLLDHATENELLSYLGSYPSIVAKAAELREPHRVARHLEVIAGAYHRWYDACRVSPLGDEPVQDVNRTRLWLNDATSQVLANGLGLLGVSAPERM